The Pochonia chlamydosporia 170 chromosome 3, whole genome shotgun sequence genome contains the following window.
CCGTTTCGTCTTTGCAGGCATACCGCAAGAGATTTGGTGACTTGTCCAAGACGACCCTATTGAATTCGGGGTCGTTGTCGAGAAGTAATTGAAATAGTCGACCATTTCCGTACCTGCACAATCTTCCTGCCGCATCCTTGACTATTCTTGAAGGTTCATGTAGTGCTGCCCCTTGGGCAAAAAGCCATTCAGCAATCGCAATATACTCGTCTTCTTTGGTGGGGTCCCCGAAGCAAACCTCTTCAAGAAGGTATTCAAGGTCAAATGGATGGTTGCTAAAGTGTCCCTGGTCGATGAGATGCTTCACAATCGTTGTGTTTCTGGTCTGCATTGCGGCAGCGATGGGTAGTCGATCGCGGTAATCATCGTCCCGTAGCATCGGATCTAACCCATGAGAAATAAACAATTCGAGCAGCTCAGCAGAATCCATATGCCCACGACAAACTTGGTGTAGTGAATTGTGAATGTTCATCTCCCAGTGCTCTTCTTTAATACGCCTTAGGACGTAATCCGCCATCGACATTACCTCGGCTAgtttcttgttctccttgtcaATTTCGTACTCAGGTCGACAAATATCGATTATGGCTCGGTTCACAAGCCAATCCTGCACCTCAGGACTCGTTTCGTCTTCTAGATGTGATAAAAGCTCAAAGAATATGCCACTGTGTCCATTGCTCGCCGCCGCTCGCAGAGAAGCAATAAGCGATCGCGTCGTAGTAAAGCCCCCATGACTTAGAAGGTCCTGTGCTATGGCATAGTGACCCATCTGTACTGCCGTTTCGAGAATATGCTCCTGATCAATCCGAAGATTGGGATATTGATGGTGATatgtgtctggtggcgtGCGTCTCCTTTGCCGTCTTGATACGTGTGGATGTACAGCACCGGcatccagcagcagcttcacAATACCACGATACCCATGAAAAACAGCATGGTACAGTAGGTTTTCATCCAGACCCGTGGAAAATCTCGGATTCCATCGCATTTCTGGGAAGGAACTGTTGACGAGTTCCCTCGCACCGGCATTCAGTGCCTTGACAACCCCAGCTTCGCACCCCTTCCGAACTGCGCAAGGTAGAGCACGTTTGTCGAGACGAGTTCTCAGTTGAGTATTGTATAGAGTGTGGTTGAATACTTGGTGAAAATGGCGATTTACCCTCGCTAGTGAACCTATATCCGCCACAATTCGAAGATTATTGCCAACCATCAGCAGTAGTTCATTCGGCATTCGGCTAAGCCAGTCACGGCCTTCAGATAAATGCGGTGTATCCATGACTGCAGGGTTGTAGTGTTGACTGTGTCGAAAATGGAATCTTCTAGTAAGCAATTGTTGAGCTGTATTACAGAAGTACAACTCGGGTTTGGCAAACCCCTATGGTTAAGTATGGGGTTACCGTAATTGAAGACGCAAAGGGGAATTGAACTGCAAAAACCATAACGGAAGCCACTCAAGACGGGCTTTAGTGGTGGAGTGAGTGGGAGCATTTGGTCTTCCGAACACTTGATAAAGTGATGTTCAACAGTACATTATAACGTAGGAAGGCTGAGAAACCTTCTGAATAAATTACATTCTCTGCTCCTGAAAGACAATGCCATTGAGAGAAATGGCAGTTCGGAGTGCCTAAGCTATGGCAACCCAGATGTTAGGTGAACACAATACTAGGAAAGTCTCTTGTAAATGTCAAAAACCCATAACAGTTCATTTTAACATGGCCAGATCCAGGTATTTGCTTGCCGCCTGTTCAATAGATACTATGGCACCAAGTTCGATATTCACAACCCATTTCTAAATGTGTGTAAGATGAACTGCAATAACCAGGAGATGGTGAGGCTGGCCGTTTAACACTAATTATCTGTCTGTTTGTTCTGAAGCGCCAGTCAAAGGTTAGTTTTTCAGTTATGCCTAATCAGCCGAATCTGAAACTTGGAATGCTCTGCACATCCACATACCAGCACTTAGAGCAACTCTCCATCCATACAAACACACAAAGCTTACCCCTGTTTGTGCCACCTCTCCAAGAATCGTCGGCACTAAGAGCAGTACTTTGTTCACCTCATCTCATAGAAGCCAGATTATAGCCTTGTCACTCTCTTGTTTTGAGCTGCAAGCGGCAACAAAGACGCCACATGCAGCTGCGTGCCCATGAGTTCCACTTGTGGCTGCCTCCTTATGTACTTACCCTTTCACTATCTCTTTCCAGATCTCCCCCGAACATAGTGGCGAGAAAGAACCTGACACGATGTGTATCCTTATTCAGCACTCAGGGGGATAATTTCATTAGTTCTTATTATTGGTCCCAAGAAAATTAGGTTACACTAGCCAGATTTGAAGAATGGCCACACAGGAGCTATTTCTCCGCAGATCGCCTGCGCCTAACGAACAAGGGGCATAAATTGGCACCCATGTGATTTTCTCCTTTACAGATCGTCTGATGTTGCAAAAACCGCGACCAGACAGCTGGTAAAAAGCCCTGGATTGTCAGAGCCAAGGGTCTCAGAAGAAAGCACCAGTTCAGTAAGGCTGAGAGGGATCGTCGTGGCACCGACTCGTGATTGCGGCATCCGTGCGAGTGCCACGCATTAGTTTCTTCACTAGACAGGGGTAACGGCattcaagagtcaagactcaGTCTCGTGCTGACTGCATGGGAAGTGGGATTTATCAAGTAACAAAACCAACGCTGAGATGGGTAAAAGACTTGTAGGAGTATCTGCAGCAGGTTTAAGTAGATAACCTGAAttcactttttttttttttttttgagaTTTCTGCTCAAGTTCCCAAACGTGGTGTCAACTGAGTTGAGTGTAGATGCGTTTTTTCTTTCCCCTTTCTGGACCCAACCCTCGAACGGTCTGTGGCTTGAATCATGGGTACTGGTTTATGGCTGTCGATATTTCTTAGCTTCCCGCACTGACACCATCCAATCTCCATCGTCAATTGGAGATTTTTGACAGCTAAACTGGGTATGTTGAAGCTAAACAAGCCACGAATTGCCGGCGTACAGATTCTCTTTATGTGAAGACAGTTGGGCGCGATGTGgcatttttctttcttccaACGTCCAACTTGTTCAAACCTCTTCTTCGTTCGACTTGCTTGCTAGTACTGATGCTGCTTTGATTGTTTTACCTTGCTTGATTTCGAACCGACAAGATGCGTCTCACTAGGTGGCTAGTAGCAGTGCTACCATTTGGATGTTACGGGAGCCAAATCGTCAACAGAGACGCCTTCGAATCCCCATCATCAGTTTTACAAAGGCTACCACCTTGTTCTGTAAGTAGACGCGTTGGTTTCCGCTATGAGAAGCAGCATGCAACTGGTGATTTATATATCTATAACTGGGCAACTAACAATACACAGGCTACTTGTTTAACATCAGCTGTTTTGAACTCGACTTGCTCTCCTATCGATGCAGCCTGCATATGTGCCAGCGAGGAAATACAAGCGTCTAGTGCTAAATGCATTCAAGCAGCTTGCTCTCTCAAAGATGCACTTTGTAAGTGCTCTGCAATTTCAGGGATAATAATTACATTGCGAAATACGAACTAACTACATACCGCAGCAACCAAAAACACTACATTGGCTGCATGCCATGCGCCCGTCAGAGACAAGACCGCCATATACAGCACACTCTCCATAACGTTGGGCACGACAACAACTGTCATGGTCCTTGCtcgcatcatcttcaaacaGTTCTTTAGCGCGGCGCAGTCGTTAGCACTCGACGATAAAGTCATACTGGGCACAGTGGCGGTACGAATAGTCGGAACCGTACTTAACGTCGAGGGTCTCTCAGCTCATGGACTCGGCAAGGATGTCTGGACAATCTCTCCGGAAACACTCACGACATTCGTCATGTACTTTTACATTATGGAAATCCTCTATTTCGCAGAGGTGTGCCTCATCAAACTGAGCCTGACACTTTTCTATCTTAACATCTTTCCTGGCAAAGGAATTCGTCGCCTTCTCTGGGGAACTGCCATTTTTAATGTCATCTACGGCGTGGCTTTTGTTCTCACTGCAATCTTCCAATGCACCCCGATTAGTTATTACTGGACGCAATACTTTGGAACAACGCCTGGTCACTGCGTCAATATTAACGCATTCGGTTGGGTTAACGCTGCAATCAGCATTGCCGTTGATGTGTGGATGATTGCTCTACCCTTGAATCAGATTcgaaagctcaagctgcatTGGAACAAGAAAATAGGTGTAACCATCATGTTTTTGATCGGCACATTGTAAGTTTCAGTCTATCCGTTACAGTGAATCCTAGTTAACATGGGTAGTGTGACGATTGTCTCCGTGCTGAGACTGCAATCGCTCATCTATTTCGGAAACTCAACGAACCCAACGTGGTATCTATGGCCAGTGGCATACTGGTCCACTATTGAAGTTAACGTTGGAATGATGTGCACTTGCCTTCCTGCCATGCGCTTGATCTTGTTGCGCTTGTTCCCACAGTATCTTGGCTCTGGGACGACAAAGCAGAGCGCTTCTTACGGTGGCTATGTTAGAAGTCAGAGCAGGGTTCCTACAAAGGTGTCTGAATATAAGCATAATGACCAGAATTCGGAGGTGGAATTGACCGGGAATCCGACATTGACGCGCACAAGTAAGATACTATGCCTGCTCGATTTTACACTGAGGGTCGTTGCTAACTTTGTTTCAGACTCGGAATCCAAGTTTTCAGTCTAGAAGACCAGGTACACGGTACGAACCCGCAGATGGCGCAGTCTAAGAATGGTTTTGGTAATGGAGAATGTCTATCAGACCCAGTTTCGCAGGCGCGGGAGTGATGAAAAAATCTTGGACACAACATAATACGCACCGGCCAGTTGTCTGGCTTAGGTACAGCTCAATCACATAGCAAATGAGAAAGGGGCTAATAGTTCAAGATCACGACGGGGTATTTAAATACTATACAGAAACCATAGCTAATAAAAGGCTCCCAAGCGCTGCTACATTCCCCAGCCATTCTCAATGGCAAAGGGTCACTTACAAACAATTATTACTAATATCCAAGAGCCAAGCGTCCGCGTCAATGCCCATTTCCTCAGCTATATTGCCAAAAGAGAACAGAGGCATCACAGGTGTATGAAAGCCGCTCACAAAGGGGTGCGGCTCCAGATGTTCCTCAGCAGAAAGATAAGACGCGTTATCGGCGTGTGTTGTCATGCCTTCGCCAACAGCACTCGCACTATTATACTGTGCCATTGCAGACCTTCCAGGTTCTGCGTGAGTTATGGGTGGCGGTGTATGCGCTTTGTCTGTCTCTCTGGAGACATCACCGGATATACTGTTGAGGAGGGAGTCTAGCAGGTGGCGTGTGCAAACGACGAGAGGCCAGGAGTCTTGAAAACCCTCCAATATATGCATGGCTAGTCGTACTCGGTGCTCGCATAGAACCTTTGTGCAGTCATCGCCTTTGCGCATCTGAATTATGTGAATAAGTGTTGAAGCAAATATGGAAGGGAAACTAGGCACATTAGCTATGATGCTGTTTCGCGGATCTCAGTAGTAACATACATGTGGATGGGCGCTCTGTATAGCAATCCTGACGCAAGGACGTCCTCCAGCAGTCGCATGGCTTTACTTGCCAACGAAAATAGAACATCGTTCTCCGGACGATCACATAGCAGTCGGTAAAAGACTATTTGGT
Protein-coding sequences here:
- a CDS encoding ankyrin repeats (3 copies) domain-containing protein, whose product is MDTPHLSEGRDWLSRMPNELLLMVGNNLRIVADIGSLARVNRHFHQVFNHTLYNTQLRTRLDKRALPCAVRKGCEAGVVKALNAGARELVNSSFPEMRWNPRFSTGLDENLLYHAVFHGYRGIVKLLLDAGAVHPHVSRRQRRRTPPDTYHHQYPNLRIDQEHILETAVQMGHYAIAQDLLSHGGFTTTRSLIASLRAAASNGHSGIFFELLSHLEDETSPEVQDWLVNRAIIDICRPEYEIDKENKKLAEVMSMADYVLRRIKEEHWEMNIHNSLHQVCRGHMDSAELLELFISHGLDPMLRDDDYRDRLPIAAAMQTRNTTIVKHLIDQGHFSNHPFDLEYLLEEVCFGDPTKEDEYIAIAEWLFAQGAALHEPSRIVKDAAGRLCRYGNGRLFQLLLDNDPEFNRVVLDKSPNLLRYACKDETDSHLALTKVVFNKEAKPNSGSRLHPKLPQLHFACTRGKRNSIKVMVEYTGKPTGKASDVFPFNTLDISLAIRDSKTVQMLLEYAKAEKSRRGQDAGDEPAGGLQALLSLDSNDVIINPHYYFTEAAGQGDVKTMSDFFDKRIFPPLENAWIYRYFDHPLMNAVANNHPAAVQKCLDMGYDPLSVSNFYKTQGEDGLIVAACYRDSVKVLDVILRMPQREHDIVEGLKLAIDKNNVEMVKRIYMHLVKSNPGEVILRKIFNYARGRKNARMMDALDDMGAPYDGEFWWSERHDNPKYVCDFPKRR